Proteins co-encoded in one Medicago truncatula cultivar Jemalong A17 chromosome 8, MtrunA17r5.0-ANR, whole genome shotgun sequence genomic window:
- the LOC120577420 gene encoding sodium/hydrogen exchanger 8 yields MSLLLLMEEESLPTYRIMDQQQPLSYSLSASASSPPSSENESNPSDAVIFFGLSLALGIACRHLLRGTRVPYTVALLILGIALGSLEYGTHHRLGKIGDGIRLWSEIDPELLLAVFLPALLFESSFSMEVHQIKRCIAQMIILAGPGVVISTIFLGSVLKLTFPYNWSWKTSLLLGGLLSATDPVAVVALLKDLGASKKLSTIIEGESLMNDGTAIVVYTLFYRMVLGETFNWATIIKFLAQVSLGAVGIGLAFGIASVLWLGFIFNDTVIEISLTLAVSYVAYYTAQESADVSGVLTVMSLGMFYSAFARTAFKGESQQSLHHFWEMIAYIANTIIFILSGVVIAEGILGDDKVFHHGKSWVYLLLLYAYVQVSRCIVVGTLFPFLRYFGYGLDWKEAIILVWSGLRGAVALSLSLSVKRSGGRSIELTPETGTMFVFFTGGIVFLTLIVNGSTTQFILHFLDMNKLSSAKRRILEFTKYEMLNKALEAFGELGDDEELGPADWPTVKRYISCLNDIEGEGVHPHRASESDSNLDPMNLKDIRIRLLNGVQAAYWEMLDEGRITQTTANILMLSVEESIDLASSEPLCDWKGLEANVRFPSYYKFLQSSMFPPKLVTFFTVERLESACYICAAFLRAHRIARQQLHDFIGDSDIASAVINESVVEGEEARKFLEDVNLTYPQVLRVVKTRQATYVVLNHLLEYVQNLENAGILEEKEMLHLHDAVQTDLKKLLRNPPMVKLPKISNIHPMLDALPSSVRGPLVSGTKEAMKLRGLTLYKEGAKSNGIWLISNGVVKLESKMIQSKHPFYPTFTHGSTLGLYEVLSGRPYICNVVTDSVVFSLFVEANKIISCLKSDPSMEDFLWQESAIFLSKLLLPQIFEKLTVQDLRALIAERSEMTIYIRGETMEIPYHSVAFLLEGYVKPQGQSHQELVTAPAALVPSHGNRSFLNLSMSGTKEASFIHQGSCYLAEARARIIVFDIAAFEPDAALVKKSSSGLLHAADHPHKSFRRHHSALMSWPEHFYRQNQHKQSSEQQSNSLSARAMQLSIYGSMVDIPPTIRSLLTNRAIPPPQSLSYPTFEPRQSRPLGAVKSEGAAPSKKNIGVKGFMQDVTNLPSQSTDRRVHREDDSSDDSAIEEDIIVRIDSPSTLSFPQS; encoded by the exons atgtcgttgttgttgttgatggaagAAGAATCACTACCTACCTACAGAATCATGGACCAGCAACAACCGCTTTCCTATTCCCTTTCAGCTTCAGCTTCTTCTCCTCCTTCTTCAGAGAATGAATCAAATCCATCAGATGCAGTTATCTTCTTTGGTCTCAGTCTTGCTCTTGGAATTGCTTGTAGACACCTTCTGCGTGGGACTAGAGTCCCTTACACGGTTGCTTTGCTCATCCTTGGCATTGCTCTTGGATCCTTAG AATATGGTACTCATCATCGGCTGGGAAAGATTGGGGATGGAATTCGTCTTT GGTCAGAGATTGATCCAGAGCTCCTGCTGGCTGTTTTTCTTCCTGCTCTCCTTTTCGAGAGCTCATTCTCAATGGAAGTTCACCAAATTAAG AGGTGTATTGCACAAATGATCATACTAGCTGGTCCAGGTGTTGTAATTTCGACCATTTTTCTTGGATCTGTTTTGAAG CTTACTTTTCCATATAACTGGAGTTGGAAAACGTCGCTGTTGCTTGGTGGACTTTTGAGTGCAACTGATCCTGTTGCAGTTGTAGCCTTGTTGAAAGACCTTGGTGCCAGCAAAAAATTAAGCACCATAATTGAAGGGGAGTCTTTGATGAATGATGG GACGGCTATCGTGGTTTATACCCTGTTCTATCGGATGGTTCTTGGAGAGACCTTCAACTGGGCTACCATAATCAAGTTTCTAGCACAAGTTTCACTTGGAGC TGTAGGAATTGGCCTTGCGTTCGGGATCGCATCTGTTTTATGGCTTGGGTTTATTTTTAATGATACAGTGATTGAGATTTCTCTAACACTTGCTGTTAGCTACGTTGCTTACTACACT gctCAAGAGAGTGCGGATGTTTCTGGTGTTTTGACGGTGATGTCATTGGGAAT GTTCTATTCTGCATTTGCAAGGACAGCTTTTAAGGGTGAAAGTCAACAAAGCTTACATCACTTTTG GGAAATGATTGCTTATATCGCtaatacaataattttcattttgag TGGAGTTGTTATAGCTGAAGGAATACTTGGTGATGACAAAGTTTTCCATCATG GAAAATCATGGGTCTACCTCTTGCTTCTCTATGCATATGTTCAAGTGTCTAGATGCATTGTTGTTGGGACATTATTTCCCTTTCTAAGATATTTTGGATATGGTTTGGATTGGAAAGAAGCTATTATTCTCGTCTGGTCCGGATTGCGTGGAGCAGTTGCCTTGTCACTTTCACTATCGGTTAAG CGTTCGGGTGGCAGATCAATTGAATTGACTCCAGAGACTGGAACAATG TTTGTTTTCTTCACCGGTGGAATTGTGTTTTTAACACTTATAGTGAATGGTTCAACCACGCAGTTCATATTACACTTCCTTGACATGAATAAGTTATCATCAGCTAAG AGACGTATCCTTGAGTTTACAAAGTATGAAATGCTCAACAAAGCATTAGAGGCTTTTGGTGAACTTGGAGATGATGAGGAACTCGGGCCTGCTGACTGGCCCACAGTGAAGAGATATATTTCTTGTTTAAATGACATTGAAGGTGAAGGTGTTCATCCTCATCGTGCATCTGAAAGTGATAGCAACTTGGATCCCATGAATTTGAAAGACATACGAATACGTCTTTTGAATG GTGTCCAAGCTGCTTACTGGGAGATGCTTGATGAAGGGAGAATTACTCAAACCACAGCTAATATCCTAATGCTATCAGTGGAAGAATCAATAGATTTGGCCTCATCTGAGCCCTTATGTGACTGGAAAGGTTTAGAAGCTAATGTTCGCTTCCCAAGTTACTACAAGTTCCTCCAGTCAAGTATGTTCCCACCGAAGTTAGTTACATTTTTCACTGTGGAAAGGTTGGAGTCAGCATGTTATATTTGTGCTGCATTTCTTCGTGCCCACAGAATTGCTCGACAACAATTACATGATTTCATAG GTGACAGTGACATTGCTTCTGCTGTCATCAATGAAAGTGTTGTAGAGGGAGAAGAAGCACGAAAGTTCCTAGAAGATGTTAATTTAACATACCCTCAG GTTTTACGTGTTGTAAAGACAAGGCAAGCAACATATGTAGTGCTAAATCATTTACTTGAATATGTTCAAAACCTTGAGAATGCTGGGAtattggaagagaaagagatgCTACATCTTCATGATGCTGTCCAG aCTGATTTAAAGAAATTACTTAGAAACCCTCCTATGGTTAAGCTTCCTAAAATAAGTAATATACATCCTATGTTGGATGCTCTGCCATCTTCAGTTCGTGGACCACTTGTAAGCGGTACAAAGGAAGCAATGAAATTACGTGGCTTGACACTTTATAAGGAAGGGGCCAAATCAAATGGTATTTGGTTAATTTCTAATGGGGTGGTGAAG TTGGAAAGCAAGATGATTCAAAGCAAGCACCCATTTTATCCAACTTTTACGCATGGGAGCACATTGGGTCTTTATGAAGTGCTGAGTGGAAGACCATATATCTGTAATGTTGTCACAGACTCCGTCGTATTCAGCCTTTTTGTCGAAGCAAATAAGATAATTTCATGTCTCAAATCCGACCCTTCAATGGAAGACTTCTTGTGGCAG GAAAGTGCTATTTTCCTTTCCAAACTATTGCTTCCCCAGATATTTGAGAAATTAACGGTGCAAGATTTAAGAGCTCTTATTGCTGAAAGATCTGAAATGACCATATATATAAGAGGGGAAACAATGGAAATCCCTTATCATTCAGTTGCCTTTTTACTAGAAGGATATGTCAAACCTCAAGGTCAAAGTCATCAAGAACTGGTAACCGCACCAGCAGCTCTGGTTCCTTCACATGGGAATCGAAGCTTCCTAAATTTGTCAATGTCAG GTACTAAGGAAGCTAGTTTTATTCATCAAGGGTCTTGTTATCTGGCTGAAGCTAGAGCAAGGATAATCGTGTTTGACATTGCTGCATTTGAGCCTGATGCTGCTCTTGTTAAAAAGTCAAGTTCAGGGTTATTACATGCTGCGGATCATCCTCATAAATCTTTCCGTAGACACCATAGTGCTCTTATGAGTTGGCCTGAACATTTCTACAGGCAGAATCAGCATAAACAGAGCTCTGAACAACAATCCAATAGTTTGTCTGCAAGGGCAATGCAGCTGAGCATATATGGGAGCATG GTGGACATTCCTCCCACAATCAGAAGTTTGTTAACCAATCGCGCTATACCACCACCTCAAAGTTTGTCATATCCAACCTTTGAACCACGTCAAAGTCGTCCACTTGGTGCAGTCAAATCAGAAGGAGCTGCACCCAGCAAAAAGAACATTGGAGTGAAGGGGTTCATGCAAGATGTTACAAATCTCCCTTCACAAAGCACAGATCGAAGAGTACATCGTGAAGATGATTCAAGTGATGATTCAGCTATTGAAGAAGATATCATTGTGAGGATTGATTCACCAAGCACACTATCTTTTCCCCAGTCTTGA
- the LOC120577569 gene encoding uncharacterized protein, with the protein MNWLKEGDANSKYFHGCMSSRHRNNAINMVAVDGVSVEGAHNIRAAVYQHFSTHFKSVRENRPRLDGSQFRKLSNLEAALIPKVSSPQQLTDYQPISLVGCLYKVLAKVLANRLCIVIGSVVSANQSAFVKGKQILDGILIANEVVDEARRAKRELLLFKVDFEKAYDSVDLKYLDMVMDHMNFPTLWRKWIKECVGTAKASVLVNGSPTDEFIIERGLHQGDPLSPFLFLLAAEGFNVLMQAMEGAHIFNGYGVGQANQVRLTHLQFAYDTLLIGEKSWLNVRSMRAVLLLFEEVSGLKVNFHKSMLTGVNVTDSWLSEAAMVMNCRKGSIPFIYLGLPIGGDSWKLSFWKPVLDRIAARLSSWNNKFLSFGGRLARYGEDGGRLKEGGSQSSLWWRMINKVREGIGEGVSRWFDDNVRRVIRDGRSTLFWHDTWLGDIPLKLKFPRLFDLAETKERMVEEMWRLGWEEEGGAWVWRRRLLAWEEESVRECCALLLNIVLQDNVCDTWRWLLDPVNGYSVRESYRYLTLSGVNTDRNMVDDVWHKHIPSKVSLMVWRLFRNRLPTRDNLIRRGTLHLDASTCVTGCGASETALHLFLLCDLSSTLWLEVRLWLGIYAVSPADLRQHFQQF; encoded by the exons ATGAACTGGTTAAAGGAAGGTGATGCAAATTCAAAATACTTCCACGGGTGTATGTCTTCTAGACATCGCAATAATGCTATCAATATGGTGGCTGTCGACGGAGTCAGTGTCGAAGGGGCTCATAATATCCGAGCAGCAGTCTATCAACATTTTTCTACTCATTTCAAGTCGGTTAGGGAGAATAGGCCACGGCTGGATGGTAGTCAATTTCGCAAATTATCAAACTTGGAAGCAG CTTTGATTCCGAAAGTTTCTAGTCCACAACAGTTAACTGATTATCAGCCTATTTCTCTTGTTGGGTGCTTGTATAAGGTGTTGGCTAAGGTTCTGGCTAATAGATTATGTATTGTTATTGGTAGTGTGGTTTCAGCGAATCAATCGGCTTTTGTAAAGGGTAAACAAATTTTAGATGGGATATTGATTGCTAATGAAGTGGTTGATGAAGCGCGGCGTGCGAAAAGGGAGCTCCTTTTGTTCAAGGTTGATTTCGAGAAGGCGTACGATTCTGTGGATTTAAAATATCTTGATATGGTAATGGATCACATGAACTTTCCGACACTTTGGCGTAAGTGGATTAAGGAATGTGTAGGGACGGCGAAGGCTTCAGTTCTTGTTAATGGTAGCCCAACGGATGAATTCATTATTGAGCGGGGTCTTCATCAAGGGGATCCTTTGTCTccgtttttatttttgttagctGCTGAAGGCTTCAATGTTCTTATGCAAGCAATGGAGGGGGCACATATTTTCAATGGTTATGGGGTTGGTCAAGCAAATCAGGTTCGGTTAACACATTTGCAATTCGCATATGATACTCTTTTAATTGGAGAGAAAAGTTGGTTAAATGTGCGCTCCATGAGGGCGGTGTTGTTACTGTTTGAGGAGGTGTCCGGGTTGAAGGTGAACTTTCATAAAAGTATGCTTACTGGTGTCAATGTAACAGACTCATGGTTGTCAGAGGCCGCAATGGTTATGAATTGTAGAAAGGGCTCcattccttttatttatttgggCCTCCCTATTGGCGGTGATTCGTGGAAATTGAGTTTTTGGAAACCTGTTCTTGATCGCATAGCGGCTCGCCTATCGTCCTGGAATAATAAATTCCTTTCTTTTGGTGGCCGTCTG GCGCGTTATGGTGAGGATGGGGGGCGGTTGAAAGAGGGAGGAAGTCAGAGCTCACTTTGGTGGCGGATGATTAATAAGGTTCGAGAGGGGATTGGTGAGGGAGTTAGTCGGTGGTTTGATGACAATGTTCGTAGGGTGATTCGTGATGGTCGAAGCACTCTTTTTTGGCACGATACTTGGCTAGGGGACAtacctttaaaattaaaatttcctaGGTTATTTGATCTAGCTGAGACAAAGGAGAGGATGGTGGAGGAGATGTGGAGATTGGGTTGGGAGGAAGAGGGAGGAGCATGGGTGTGGAGACGACGGTTGTTAGCATGGGAGGAAGAGAGTGTGAGGGAGTGTTGTGCTTTGTTACttaacattgttttgcaggataaTGTCTGTGATACTTGGCGGTGGCTTTTGGATCCTGTAAATGGGTACTCGGTGCGGGAGTCCTATCGATATTTAACCCTTTCAGGAGTAAATACGGATAGGAACATGGTGGATGATGTCTGGCACAAACATATTCCTTCAAAGGTGTCGTTGATGGTGTGGAGATTGTTCCGTAATAGACTTCCGACTAGAGACAATTTGATCCGACGGGGAACTCTCCATCTTGATGCTTCTACGTGCGTAACAGGGTGTGGGGCATCCGAAACAGCATTACATCTTTTTCTCCTTTGCGACTTATCCAGCACTCTTTGGTTGGAGGTGCGGCTTTGGCTTGGCATTTATGCAGTATCTCCAGCTGATCTCCGACAACATTTCCAACAATTCTAA